A stretch of the Methylocystis iwaonis genome encodes the following:
- a CDS encoding LuxR C-terminal-related transcriptional regulator, whose product MIEHSATASVVLFAVRTNDADDILARVRHMLPEGSVLYAQREAAGARDFSLLHRLSSLTERQRDILRLLMHDLSNKEIGRRLKLSHFTVRNHVSQLLRQLNVPSRKAVVALLNDTLAADAHVLPLSD is encoded by the coding sequence ATGATCGAGCACAGTGCGACCGCGAGCGTCGTGTTATTCGCGGTGCGGACGAATGATGCGGATGATATTCTTGCTCGAGTGCGTCATATGCTGCCGGAGGGCAGCGTGTTGTATGCGCAGCGCGAAGCAGCCGGCGCGCGCGACTTTTCCCTCCTGCACAGGCTTTCCTCGCTGACAGAACGACAACGCGACATACTGCGGCTCTTGATGCATGACCTGTCGAATAAGGAGATCGGCCGGCGCTTGAAGTTGTCGCATTTCACGGTACGCAACCATGTCTCGCAACTGTTGAGACAGTTGAACGTCCCCTCGCGCAAGGCAGTCGTCGCCTTGCTGAATGACACTCTCGCCGCCGATGCGCATGTCCTGCCCCTTTCTGATTGA
- a CDS encoding sensor histidine kinase: protein MKRSSNACAIRQATFRFGLIYWVGVFIFSSILWGIVGTDPIESAIGKLLHYALCSVITAGISALLFRLHERLVETRSSENALPLLVAASFILSLAAAPAWAALGYAVYTLCVWPQPAVFDWKDFGYDTAYGAALFFGWSCLFITLVFGFELHDRELRLAAVREEALTAQMRALRYQVNPHFLFNTLNSIAGLIEEGSATRAERMVLSLSTFLRTTLSLDPMHDVSLADELALQEEYLQIERERFSDRMAFSIDMPEDVRSALVPSLILQPLIENAIKHGVGATVGKVEIALRARREANRLWVTVENDMPIEDDGKKPAGMGVGLRNVAERLHARFQGDSSFSSGPVAPGRYRAFIELPWRLA from the coding sequence ATGAAACGATCGTCTAACGCATGCGCAATCCGTCAGGCCACCTTTCGCTTCGGCCTGATCTATTGGGTGGGCGTATTCATTTTCTCCAGCATATTATGGGGTATCGTTGGCACGGACCCGATCGAATCCGCCATTGGCAAGCTTTTGCACTATGCCTTGTGCTCGGTCATCACCGCCGGCATTTCGGCGCTATTGTTCCGCTTGCACGAGAGGCTGGTCGAGACGCGCTCCTCGGAGAATGCGCTCCCGTTGCTCGTCGCCGCTTCCTTCATCCTCTCTCTGGCGGCGGCGCCGGCCTGGGCCGCGCTTGGCTATGCGGTCTACACTCTCTGCGTCTGGCCGCAGCCCGCTGTCTTCGACTGGAAAGATTTCGGCTATGACACTGCATATGGCGCGGCGTTGTTTTTCGGATGGTCCTGTCTGTTCATTACTCTCGTTTTCGGTTTCGAGCTCCATGACCGTGAACTTAGGCTCGCCGCCGTTCGTGAGGAGGCCCTGACCGCACAGATGCGCGCGCTGCGGTATCAAGTAAATCCGCATTTTCTCTTCAACACTCTGAACTCGATCGCCGGCCTGATCGAGGAAGGATCGGCCACCCGCGCCGAGCGCATGGTCCTGTCGCTCTCGACATTCCTGCGCACGACCCTGTCGCTCGATCCCATGCATGACGTGTCCCTGGCGGATGAGCTGGCTCTGCAGGAGGAATATCTCCAGATCGAGCGCGAGCGCTTTTCCGACCGAATGGCGTTCAGCATCGACATGCCCGAGGACGTGCGCAGCGCCCTTGTGCCGAGCCTGATCCTCCAGCCGCTGATCGAGAACGCCATCAAGCACGGCGTCGGCGCCACTGTCGGCAAGGTCGAGATCGCGCTGCGCGCGCGCCGTGAGGCAAACCGGCTTTGGGTCACGGTCGAGAACGACATGCCCATCGAGGATGACGGCAAGAAGCCTGCCGGCATGGGAGTCGGATTGCGCAACGTCGCGGAACGCCTGCACGCCCGCTTTCAGGGCGACAGCTCGTTTTCATCCGGCCCGGTCGCGCCCGGCCGCTACCGGGCATTCATCGAGCTCCCGTGGCGGCTCGCATGA